One Methanomicrobiales archaeon genomic window, CCTGGCCAGGATATCATAGCCGTGGTAGAAGGGGTTCTTCTTGTGCTTATTCGGTACATCGTACACGGCGGAGATGGGAACCTCCTGCATGGCGATTCCGTTTTTTGAAAGGAAGGTGATCATATCGGACTCTATGCTGTAACCGTCCGACTCTAGGGGAAGGCTGTTCAAGGCCTTGACATTCAGACCCCGGAACCCCGATTGAGAATCTGTCAACTTCTTGGAGGATCTGGCGTTCGTGACGAGTGTGAGAACCTTCTGCCCCAGCCTGCGGTAGAGCGGGATAGTCCCATTATTTTGGAGAAACCGCGATCCAATCACCGCATCAGCCTCGCCACTCAAGAGCGGTTGGACAATCGTCGGAATCTCCTCGGCTTTGTGCTGGCCGTCCCCATCGAGAAGCACCAGGATATCGAATCCATGCTCTTTCGCATACCGAACCGCGGCGATCACCCCGGCTGCCTTTCCCCGGTTGCTGGCATGCTTGATGACGATGGCTCCCGCATCCTCCGCGACTTGTCCGGTGCAGTCCCTGGAACCGTCATCGATTACCAGTACTGCGTCGACGTGTCGG contains:
- a CDS encoding glycosyltransferase family 2 protein; amino-acid sequence: MQILAAIPCYNEEVTIGSVVLKAFRHVDAVLVIDDGSRDCTGQVAEDAGAIVIKHASNRGKAAGVIAAVRYAKEHGFDILVLLDGDGQHKAEEIPTIVQPLLSGEADAVIGSRFLQNNGTIPLYRRLGQKVLTLVTNARSSKKLTDSQSGFRGLNVKALNSLPLESDGYSIESDMITFLSKNGIAMQEVPISAVYDVPNKHKKNPFYHGYDILARMVGEIGYQRPMLLFGITGIVLLFSGIAFGFHAFAYYHSTHTLPFGPALASSIGLILGMLLIVAGLILNSLVLIMNKE